From Desulforhopalus sp., one genomic window encodes:
- a CDS encoding ATP-binding protein, with protein sequence MSERKDIEIITKLEAKLKAQQKTIEVLMNAAEQRASDGLSSMEILSQNLALERVVQQKTSNLQRQGEELKKALHELQLSQTQLLQAQKLESVGQLAAGIAHEINTPTQYISSNLDFLADSFTDVKRLVDNLKGLLQQIDQGTPIAEPCKMVENLLEELDWKYLETEIPTAIEQSREGVKRVTTIVGAMKEFSHPGSREKDYYDLNRILETTITVTSNEWKYCAEIETHLAANLPKVYCLSDEIGQVFLNILINASHAIASKNMANNEKGRITISSRHTQDYVEICIEDTGIGIPENIRERVFDPFFTTKEVGKGSGQGLAIAHDVIENKHDGTLRLTSVVGVGTTFTIQLPIKGK encoded by the coding sequence TTGAGTGAACGTAAAGATATAGAAATCATTACAAAGCTTGAAGCCAAGCTGAAGGCACAACAAAAAACCATTGAAGTGCTTATGAATGCAGCAGAACAGCGGGCCTCCGATGGATTGTCCTCAATGGAAATCCTTTCCCAGAATCTTGCACTTGAGCGTGTTGTTCAGCAGAAAACCAGCAATTTGCAGCGACAGGGAGAGGAGTTAAAGAAGGCATTACATGAGCTGCAACTCTCCCAGACGCAGCTCCTCCAAGCCCAGAAACTGGAGTCGGTGGGCCAGCTTGCCGCTGGTATCGCTCACGAAATTAACACGCCAACCCAGTACATAAGCTCAAATTTGGACTTTCTTGCTGATTCATTTACCGATGTAAAGCGCCTCGTTGATAACTTGAAAGGATTACTGCAACAGATTGACCAGGGGACTCCGATTGCCGAACCATGTAAGATGGTCGAGAACCTTTTAGAGGAACTTGACTGGAAATATCTGGAAACCGAGATTCCTACGGCAATTGAGCAGTCCCGGGAGGGGGTTAAACGGGTGACAACCATTGTTGGGGCGATGAAAGAATTTTCACACCCGGGCAGTAGAGAAAAGGATTATTATGATCTCAATAGAATTCTTGAAACTACAATTACCGTTACCAGCAATGAATGGAAATATTGCGCTGAAATTGAGACCCATCTTGCTGCAAATCTCCCGAAAGTTTATTGTCTTTCAGACGAGATAGGCCAGGTTTTTCTAAATATCCTCATCAACGCTAGCCATGCCATTGCCAGTAAGAATATGGCAAATAACGAAAAAGGGAGAATTACAATCTCCAGTCGCCACACCCAGGACTATGTTGAGATTTGTATCGAAGACACCGGAATTGGTATTCCGGAGAATATCCGGGAAAGGGTGTTTGATCCCTTTTTCACCACAAAAGAAGTCGGGAAAGGGTCTGGTCAGGGTTTGGCAATTGCACATGATGTCATTGAGAATAAGCATGACGGCACACTGAGGCTTACTTCCGTGGTTGGCGTTGGAACAACTTTTACTATCCAGTTGCCCATCAAAGGAAAGTAA